In one Nicotiana tomentosiformis chromosome 6, ASM39032v3, whole genome shotgun sequence genomic region, the following are encoded:
- the LOC138894444 gene encoding uncharacterized protein, whose product MRGQGCSRGRGVARTTSRAAPVDPPVATAQEKVPDVVDPLGPAQAVFVQVAPTTFQARGGTQTLIACTPEQVVQGLQTPGVLASQPVAVAQAEVGPVMSDEEQKRLEIFRRFRPPSFSRAESEDAQDFLDRFQWILRTTGILKTSGVCFTTFQLSGDAFRWWDAYERGRPVGAAPLSWHEFSILFLEKFVPQTHREELCRQSEQLRQEGMFMTPYEMRFSELARHVIWLVPTERERIRRFIDGLTYQLCFVMTQESVSGSRFDEVVYISRRLELVLS is encoded by the exons atgaGAGGCCAAGGCTGCAGTAGAggccgaggtgtagctcgtacaacatctagagcagcacctgtagatccaccagttgctacAGCTCAGGAAAaggttccagatgtggttgaTCCATTGGGCCCAGCTCAG gcggtctttgTTCAGGTTGCACCAACCACTTTTCAGGctaggggaggtactcagactctcatcgcctgtactccagagcaggtggtgcagggacttcagacacctgGGGTACTAGCatcccagccggttgcagttgctcaggccgaGGTAGGCCccgttatgagtgatgaggagcagaagaggctagagATATTTAGGAGGTTCAGGCCTCCATCATTTAGtagggctgagtcagaggatgctcaggacttcttggataggttccAGTGGATTCTTCGCACGACAGGTATTCTGAAGACAAGTGGAGTCtgctttactacttttcagctatcaggggatgccttcagatggtgggatgCCTATGAGAGGGGCAGGCCAGTCGGTGCTGCACcgctttcatggcatgagttctccattctcttcttggagaagtttgtgccacagacccacAGGGAGGAGCTGTGCAGGCAGTCTGAGCAGCTACGTCAGGAGGGCATGTTTATGACCccgtatgagatgaggttttcagagttggctcgtcacgtaatttggttggttcccactgagagggagaggattaggaggttcattgatggcctcacctatCAGTTATGTTTTGTTATGACTCAGGAGAGTGTATCAGGTTCTAGGTTCGATGAGGTGGTTTATATTTCTCGGCGGCTAGAGTTGGTTCTTAGTTAG